In Campylobacter porcelli, the sequence TTATAAGCTTTAATCCGCATTTACTTTTAGAGCAGATTCTTGGGGTTGTGGTATGCTTTAGCGTATCAGCTATAATTAGCTTTATAATATTTAAAGCCATATCTTACTTCACTCCACTTCGAGTAGATAGCGAACACGAAAGTATGGGGCTAGATGCGAGCTTACACGGCGAGAGCGCTTATAAGAGATAGACTAGGGTTAAACTATCTTTATTAATGCTATAAATTCGCAGATTAATGCTATTTAACCTTACTAAATCTGCGAATAAATTCCAAAATTCTTAAATAAAATTATATCGATTTTATAATATCAATAAATTAAGATTATTTGATATATTTTACAATTCTATGGTTGTTAATAATATGTAAATTTATGCTATAATATTTGACAATAATCAACAATTAAAAGGGCAAAAATGGATATTAGCAAAGAGGTAAATTTTATTTGGAATATTGCCGATAAACTTCGTGGAGCCTACACTAGTGATAAATATAAAGATGTAATTATCCCCATGGTTATTTTACGCAGATTTGAGTGCGCCTTAGCTGATACCAAAAAAGCGGTGCTAGAAGAGTATAATAAAGACAAAGACACCCCAACAACGGTGCTAGAAAGATTAAGCGGATATCAATTTTATAACACAAGCAAATTTGATCTAAAAGAGCTTAGAAAAAATTTTAAAACTAGATAGC encodes:
- a CDS encoding type I restriction-modification system subunit M N-terminal domain-containing protein, yielding MDISKEVNFIWNIADKLRGAYTSDKYKDVIIPMVILRRFECALADTKKAVLEEYNKDKDTPTTVLERLSGYQFYNTSKFDLKELRKNFKTR